The DNA sequence TCTCCATTTAGCAACTGACCCCCTTGCGTCCGTGGTATAAACACCAGGGCTCTTCAGCCATGTAGTCACCGTTTTCATAAAAAGCAGCACGAGCCCGGCAGCCTCCGCAAACTTTTTTATACCCGCAGCTGCCACACCCACCTTTATACGCCAGCGTGCGCAGTTCTTGCAAAACCGGATTGCTGCGCCATATTTCATCAAAAGGTGTGTCCCGGACATCACCGAGAGGCAGATTCAAATATGCACAGGGCTGTACCTGACCCTTCGGACTGATAATGCAATATGCTGTTCCAGCCAAACAGCCGCGGCTGAACCGGGTGTTTACCCCCATCTGTTTGGCAATTCGCATAAACTGCGGTGCACAGGTTGGTTTCAGTTCAATATCAACGGTTTGCTGCTTCTTCATGATCCTGGTCAGCACTTCTTCGTAAGCTTCCGCCCTTAAAGACTCTTCTTCTATAGACACTGCCCGGCCTGTCGGCACCAGAAAGAAAAAATGGTGCGCCACTGCTCCCTCCCGGACCGCAAAATCCGTAAGTGTTTCCAGTTCATGTGCATTCCAGTCCATCACTGTTGTATGCACCTGGAAAGGAAGCCCCACTGCCTTGCAATTGCGCATACCTTGCACAGCCTGGTTCC is a window from the Dehalobacter sp. DCA genome containing:
- the nirJ2 gene encoding putative heme d1 biosynthesis radical SAM protein NirJ2; the encoded protein is MIVSWNTTNACNMYCDHCYRDAGCRAEEELNTAEARTLLEQIAKAGFKIMIFSGGEPLMRPDIVELVAYAKDLGLRPVFGTNGSLLTEDLAAKLKKAGAMGMGISLDSMDRKKQDDFRRYDGAWNQAVQGMRNCKAVGLPFQVHTTVMDWNAHELETLTDFAVREGAVAHHFFFLVPTGRAVSIEEESLRAEAYEEVLTRIMKKQQTVDIELKPTCAPQFMRIAKQMGVNTRFSRGCLAGTAYCIISPKGQVQPCAYLNLPLGDVRDTPFDEIWRSNPVLQELRTLAYKGGCGSCGYKKVCGGCRARAAFYENGDYMAEEPWCLYHGRKGVSC